The window GCTCTTCTGCTTCAGTTAAATCTATATATTTTTTTAATCGTGGCAGAGTCTTAATACGATTTCTTACTTGCCATCTCCAATCATTCCAGTCTTCATCCGATACATCACCAAAATATTCTTGTCGCCTTTTTAAGTATTCATCATTAATTTTCAATCTCATTTGCTGTCATCCCCTCTATACATATAGTTTTTCTAAAAGTTGTCTGATCGGTTTTGACTCTCTTATAAGGTTTAACGTTAAGTCAGCATGATGCCTGGTATATCCATTTCCTATAATCATATTGACATCACTACCAACGCCTTCAGCTCCTAATGCGGCCTTTGTAAAAGAAGTTGCCATTGAGAAGAAATATACAGTTCCGGTATCCTTTGTACTCAAAATACATGACATCTCGGTATTCTCTACATTAACAACATTAATCGTTACATCTGACAGTTCACCATTGGTTACATCAACGATTTTTTCATACACTTCGGTTGGCTTTGTCGCATCTGCAATTACAATTGTAGTCGCTAAGTTTAATGACTCGAGTAATGTTTTCTGTTCTTCATTAATCACAACAGCAATGACATTTCCTTTTGGTCCTGCATTTTTCATTGCTTGATAGGTACACAGGATTCCAGACTTTCCTGCAGCGCCAACTATAACTACTGTATCGTTTTGTTTAACAAGTTTATTTACCTGAGCTGGTGCTCCTGCTACATCGAGTGCAGCTAGTGCTAATGTCTCCGGTAGGTCGTCCGGTAAAATCGAGTAAATTCCCGATTCAAACAATATAGCAGTCGCTAAGACATCAACTTGATCATTAAAAACCTTAATTTCTTTGATTTCCTTTATTAATAATGGCGTCAATGATAAAGAAACTAGTGTTGCTATTTTATCCCCTACCTTAAGGTTTGAATCATTAAAATCAGGACCAATTTCTTTTACTGTCCCAATTAACATTCCTCCAGAGCCTGTCACCGGATTTTGCATTTTTCCGCGATTTCGTACGATATCTAAAATCATTTTTTTCATCTTATCCTGATCATGGTTGCATGCTTTTTTTATTTGTGTGAAACTTGCGGAATCGATATTTAATGTTTTTACATCAATTAATAGTTCATTACTATATATTTCAGGTGTGTTATCGATTTTTATAGCTGCCTGTGGCAGTGTACCCTTAGGCTCTACAACACGATGTACACCAAAGCGGCATCCTTTTTGCATGATGGTTCCCCCTCAATTATAAATTTCTTTAATCTCCTATTATACAACCCAGTCACACTGTTCTCCTATCCCGAGTATTTTTCGTGCTTCATCTGGAGTTGCGATATCACGTCCTAATTCATTTGCTAATCTAACTACCTTCTCAACGAGTTCTCCGTTTGATTTTGCTAATTGACCTTTCTCTATGTAAATATTATCCTCAAAACCAACACGAACATGGCCACCAGAAACAATAGAAGCGACTGCTAGTGGAAACTCATAGCGTCCAATCCCTGCAACCGAAAACGTACTATTACACGGAAGTGACTCGTTCATATAAACAAAATCTCTTAAGTCTCCACTCATACCACCATTCACACCTAACACAAAACTAAAGTGAAGTGGCCCTTTAATAAATCCTTTCTTATATAAACGTATTACCAAATCTATATGACCTTTATCAAAACATTCAAGTTCAGGTTTTATGTGCCTTTCTTGTATTCGTTTTGCGAACTCTTTTATATCATTCTCCGTGTTCACAAAAATTTCATCACCACCAAAGTTTAACGTACCGCAATCAAGTGTCGCCATTTCTGGATTTAGTTCGATCGGTTGTAATCGTTCATCTGTTGTCATCCCTACCGCCCCACCTGTTGAAGGTTGGATAATGACATCTTTACATCTTTCTTTAATTCGGTTGATTGCCTCTTTAAAACGATCCTTATTCTGTGTAGGTGTTCCATCATCTTCACGAACATGTAAATGGATGATCGAAGCACCAGCATTGTACGCTAATTCTGCTTCACGAACGATTTCATCAATGGTGTATGGAATATAAGGTGTGTGCTCTTTAGTAACCTCAGCTCCACAGATGGCAGCGGTTATGATTAATTTTTCCATACTATAATCCCCCTCTATCGTTGTTTATCTTTAGTTACAATACAAGTACCTGTTGCCTTACACACTATAATTGGTTCCTCTAATACATCACAAGCACTTTCTGATAAATCTTGTCTTGGAACGATAACCTTTCTAGCAACAAACTCCATTCTTCGTGATGTATTTCCCTGCTTTACAATACGACCTACAGCCTCTATATAGTCACCTGCATAAACAGGAGCTAAAAAATCAACTGAATCATATGCTCTAAACAATCCTTCATCTCCATCATTTCTAATTAATAATTCAGTCGCAACATCCCCAAATAATGCTAACATCCTTGCTCCATCAACTAACCCACCACCGTAATGTGCATCATGGGCACTCATCCTTACACGAATCATCACTTCTTCCATAACTCTCTCTCCTTCTTCTCTTAATTACACACTTACATATATAAAAAAATCCAAAATAAAAACCGGTTAAACATAAACATGTTTAACCGGTAGCGCTCCATCGATTTTACTAATCAATGACAGAATTCTCCCATCGAAGAAATTCCAATGAATAAACGATTGGCTCAATTTATCCATTTCGGCACTTAGCATCTTCCATAACCATCAACGTTGCCATCCTCCCGTTATGTATTCATGCTTGTGCTCCTCTACCTACCCCTATATATGTAAGCGTTTCCTTTTAACTAAAGTTTACCACCATTAGTAATATATGTCAATTGTATAATTAAGTATTCCAGTATTAATGTCGATTTTTTTTAATGAATCTGTTATGCACTTTAGAACTGTAAATTCAATTAATTTACAGTGCTAAAGTATTTGTTACTTTATTAATTAAACGTTGTAATCGTTCCTCGTCTTCATCCCAGATAATGACCCAACACTGCTTAATTCCTTCTCGTTTTAGTGCCTCATGTCGATGATTTCCATCACGTATGCTAAGTCCCTCATCAGTGTTGTGACAAATTAACGGTGGCATATCCCAACCATTTCTGATCAATCTGCGAAACTTGTTGATATGAACTTCCCACGATTCTAATGAATTATAATATTCCATTTCGGGTTCAGGACCACAACATCGATATAATTGATCTAAACAAAGTAATACAGGACCAATAAAATATCGTTTTTCTAATTTAAGTCCCTCTGATAACCCTGAATTGTTTCCTGCTGAATTTAAAAATAAATGAATCCATTCTTCAAGTCGTCCTTCATTACTAAAGGATTCTGCTTCCTCTACTGTAAACGTTAGCTTTCTCATATTAAATCCTTCACCTCCCTATTAAATCTAACCATAAAATTTATTTCATTTATATTAACGTTTAAAGCTGCTTTTATTAACTCTTGGCCTATCATTATTTAAAGTTATTCCTTTATATTATGAAAACGTCTTGATATAATAAAAGTAAAACGGGGAAAGGTGGCGGTAAGGATGCGGCAAGAAATCTCGGATAATTATACGAATATATTAAAAGAAGAGTTAGTGTTAGCACTTGGATGTACAGAGCCCATATCTATTGCGTATTGTGCTGCAACAGCAAGAAAAATATTAGGTGAAATGCCTGATCATATAGAAATTTCGGTCAGTGGTAACATGCTTAAGAATGCAATGGGAGTAATCATTCCGAATACAGCCAATTTACGAGGGGCAAGTGCTGCAGCGATTCTTGGTATCGTCGGTGGTAAAGCACATCGAAAGTTAGAGGTCCTTGAGGAAATTACGGATGAACATATTAGTAAAACGAACGAATTAATGAGCAAAGATTTTGCGACGCTAAAGACAATCGATACCCCGGTTAAATTATATGTTAAAGTAACTGCTAGAAAAGATGAACATTATTCAACCGTTGAAATTAAACATACACATACTAATATTGTTCGAATAGAAAAGGATGAAAAACTTGACTTTTTTACAAAATGCGATGATGACGATTTTAACACACCTCTCACTACTCGTGAACTTTTAACCGTGAGTGATATTTACGATTATGCAATGACTGTTGATTTAGACACTTGTTTAAAACCGTATTTAAAAATGCAAATTGATATGAATTATGCAATTTCGATTAAAGGATTAAAATATGATTATGGTTTAAATGTTGGATCTACGCTACTAAAACATATGGAGGGAAATGATATCGTTCGGAAGGCAAAAGCTTATACCGCTGCCGGAAGTGATGCAAGAATGAGTGGTTCTACTATGCCAGTTGTTACAAATGTAGGATCAGGTAATCAAGGCATTACTAATTCAGTTCCTCTAATTGTGTACGCAGAACACAAAAAAATGAGTGAAGATCAGCTAATGCGCGCTTTGATTCTATCTGATTTAATCGCTGTTCATATAAAGACCAATCTTGGACGTCTCTCAGCCTTTTGTGGAGTTGTAATTGCAGGCACAGGTGCTGCCGCAGGAATCAGCTTTTTAGATGGTGGCTCTAAAAGTCAAAT of the Haloplasma contractile SSD-17B genome contains:
- the kdd gene encoding L-erythro-3,5-diaminohexanoate dehydrogenase; translated protein: MQKGCRFGVHRVVEPKGTLPQAAIKIDNTPEIYSNELLIDVKTLNIDSASFTQIKKACNHDQDKMKKMILDIVRNRGKMQNPVTGSGGMLIGTVKEIGPDFNDSNLKVGDKIATLVSLSLTPLLIKEIKEIKVFNDQVDVLATAILFESGIYSILPDDLPETLALAALDVAGAPAQVNKLVKQNDTVVIVGAAGKSGILCTYQAMKNAGPKGNVIAVVINEEQKTLLESLNLATTIVIADATKPTEVYEKIVDVTNGELSDVTINVVNVENTEMSCILSTKDTGTVYFFSMATSFTKAALGAEGVGSDVNMIIGNGYTRHHADLTLNLIRESKPIRQLLEKLYV
- the kce gene encoding 3-keto-5-aminohexanoate cleavage enzyme — encoded protein: MEKLIITAAICGAEVTKEHTPYIPYTIDEIVREAELAYNAGASIIHLHVREDDGTPTQNKDRFKEAINRIKERCKDVIIQPSTGGAVGMTTDERLQPIELNPEMATLDCGTLNFGGDEIFVNTENDIKEFAKRIQERHIKPELECFDKGHIDLVIRLYKKGFIKGPLHFSFVLGVNGGMSGDLRDFVYMNESLPCNSTFSVAGIGRYEFPLAVASIVSGGHVRVGFEDNIYIEKGQLAKSNGELVEKVVRLANELGRDIATPDEARKILGIGEQCDWVV
- the kal gene encoding 3-aminobutyryl-CoA ammonia lyase, which encodes MEEVMIRVRMSAHDAHYGGGLVDGARMLALFGDVATELLIRNDGDEGLFRAYDSVDFLAPVYAGDYIEAVGRIVKQGNTSRRMEFVARKVIVPRQDLSESACDVLEEPIIVCKATGTCIVTKDKQR
- a CDS encoding ParB N-terminal domain-containing protein, with the translated sequence MRKLTFTVEEAESFSNEGRLEEWIHLFLNSAGNNSGLSEGLKLEKRYFIGPVLLCLDQLYRCCGPEPEMEYYNSLESWEVHINKFRRLIRNGWDMPPLICHNTDEGLSIRDGNHRHEALKREGIKQCWVIIWDEDEERLQRLINKVTNTLAL
- a CDS encoding L-cysteine desulfidase family protein — protein: MRQEISDNYTNILKEELVLALGCTEPISIAYCAATARKILGEMPDHIEISVSGNMLKNAMGVIIPNTANLRGASAAAILGIVGGKAHRKLEVLEEITDEHISKTNELMSKDFATLKTIDTPVKLYVKVTARKDEHYSTVEIKHTHTNIVRIEKDEKLDFFTKCDDDDFNTPLTTRELLTVSDIYDYAMTVDLDTCLKPYLKMQIDMNYAISIKGLKYDYGLNVGSTLLKHMEGNDIVRKAKAYTAAGSDARMSGSTMPVVTNVGSGNQGITNSVPLIVYAEHKKMSEDQLMRALILSDLIAVHIKTNLGRLSAFCGVVIAGTGAAAGISFLDGGSKSQIEDTIKNILANISGVFCDGAKPSCASKIASSVDAAFQASMLAMDGYSVEPNSGIICGNIEQTIRNIGEIGKHAMNETDQKIIEIMSKISAT